The genomic interval GCTCCTGCGAGACCTCGCGGTGGCGGGGCACGGTCTCGCCCGGTTGCCGGAGTCCTTCGCCCGTCCGGCCGTACACGCCGGGAAGCTGCGCTCGGTGCTGGATGCCTACGCACCACCGCCCGTGGAGTGGCACGCGCTCTACCCCAGCGCGCGCAACCTGTCCCCCAAGGTGCGTGCCTTCCTGGAGGTGCTCGAGCAGCGTTTCCTCCGGGCCTTCGATGAGCTGGCGAGCACGGCTTGACGCGTCCGGCTGCCCGGGAAGCGGGCCTGTCGGTTGGGGCTCCGACGAGCCGGGTGTCGAAGTGGTGTTGACGACGGTGTCCGGAAGGACGATGTCTCGGTTTCAAGACGCCTCCGCGACCATGAGCTTCTCTCCGCCTGTTTCCGCTCCCTCCGCTGTCCTTCCCGCCCTGCGCGACAGGGGTTACGCGGTCCTGGACCGCGCGGGCCTGTCCGAGCTGGTGGGCATCCCCGCCACCACGCTGGACCGCTGGCGGCCCACCTGGAATGACCTCCCCGCCGATGGCTATCTGCGCGACGGTGGCCGCTATCGCTCGCGGCGCCACTCGTGCTTCGTCGTGGAGGGCGACGCCGTCACGGCGGTGCCGCACCGCGCGCACTGGCAACCCGTCGAATACAACGCCCTGCACGGCGGACTCGAGCGCATGTTCGAGCCGATGACCGCCGCCGTCGCCGCCCAACCCGAGTGGCCGAGGCTGCTCAGCCGCCTCGCCACCTGTGCCTCCGCGCTGAAGGGTGAGCAGCCCTGGTACGTGGAGTCGCATCAGTTCCGCATCGACACGACGGACGGCATCGGCCGGCCCACTCCCGAGGGCGCGCACCGCGACGGCGTGGACCTGGTCGCGGTGCTGCTCGTCGGACGCCAGGGCATCAAGGGCGGAGAGACGCGTGTCTTCGAGGCCGACGGCCCCAACGGCATCCGCTTCACCCTGACCGAGCCCTGGTCCGCGCTGCTGCTCGACGATGAGCGGGTCATCCACGAGAGCACGCCCATCCAACCGCTGGAGGGCACCGGGCACCGCGACACCCTGGTGCTCACCTTCCGCGCGAAGCGCTTCCAGGGGCCCTGAGACTCCGCGGGCCCCGGGAGGACATGAGGCTCAGGACTTGGGGCTGATGGAGACCTTCACGCCCTCGCTCCAGACCTTGTGCTCGTCCGCGTAGTAGAGGTACGCGCGGCTCGCGGGGCCGGTGTATGTGCCGGGCACCGCGGCCACCAGCGACAGCGGCACGTTGATGCGCTTGCCGGGCTCCATGCCTCGCCAGTACAGGACGACGTCGCGCCCCCGCACCTCGTATGCATCCACGAGCTTGCGCTTCACCAGCTCCTTGAGCTGGTCATGCCGCACCTCCATGCCGCCTGGGACACCGAAGATGGCCACCGCCGTGGGCAGGTGGCTGCTCGTGCGGTTGGCGACCATCACCCGCGCCTCGGTGGGCTCTCCCTCGACGAGTTCGCGTTTCGCCATCGCCACCTCCAGCGCCACGGTCGCGTCCGGGGAGCTGTTCGGGCGTCGCTCGTTGTAGGAGACCTCCATCGTGTAGGACAGCTCCGCGCCGCCCTCCATGCGCAGCTCCACCTTGCGTCCACCGGGGCCCAGCAGCGCGCTCACGTCCGGGAGCTTGAGCGCCTCGCGAGACGTGCTGTCGAAGCGCACGGGCTCACCGACGGGACGGCCCTCCACGTAGACGCGCACCTGGCCGGCGGGGAGCTGCGAACCGTGGGCCTTGTCGTAGAGATTGATGACCCGTAGCGCGAGCACCGTGCTCTGCGTCGCGCCGTAGCGGCCACCGTCGCTCGACTCCGCGAGGTACTTGAGCGTGCGCGTGACGTTGCCCAGGTACATCCCCGGCTCGCGCAGCCAGGCCAGCGCCGCCAGGGCCGTGGTCTCGATGCGCAGCGTGTCTCCGGAGCTTCCGACGATGGACTGCGTGCCGCCCCCCACGTCACCCGCGGCGGTCTGGAGCTTCGCGAGCCGCGCCATCAACACTCGAGCGCCTTCTCCATCTCCCGCGAGGGACAACACGTTCGCCGCCAACGCCACCACGTAGCTGTTGGTGGTGGAGCCCGCGGACTTCTTCACCAGGGCAATCTCACGCGCCAGCTCTCGGGCGACCTCCGTGCGCGATGACGCGCTCTCCAGCAGGGCCCAGACGATGTACGCGTTGGAGGTGTCCGCGTCCTCCAGCCAGACATGCAGCGCGCGGCGCTTGCGGTTGAAGCCACCCTGGCCGTCGCGTTGTCCCATCAGCCATCCGCGGGTGCGCTCCAGCATCCCCTCGTTCACCGCTCGCACCTGTTTCATGTCCGTGAAGTGGAGCAGGCCGAAGGCCGTCAGCGCCTCATGGCCTGGCGCCTCGCCGAACCACTCGTAGCCACGCTCCTTCGTCTCGAAGCTCACCAGCCGGTCGTAGCCTCGGTCCAGCTTCTCGCGCGCGGAGGACATCAGCTCCGGGCTGACGCCGCTGTGCGACTGGAAGTACTGCTGCGCCATCGTCATGGGATACGTCGTGGAGCTCGTCTGCTCGAAGCAGCCGCTTGGCTCCTGGATGAGCCGCGCCAGCCCCTCCGTCATGTTGGCCAGCGGGCCGGGGTACACCACGATGGATGCGCGGAGGCTGCCAGGCACCAGCTGCTCGGGGAGGTCGAGGGTGTGCACCGCGGGCCGCTCAGAGGACACCAGGCCACCGAAGGAGGTCTTCGCGGGGAAGCCCAGGGGTTTGATGGCCAACGTGCGAGTGACGGTGTCCG from Myxococcus stipitatus carries:
- a CDS encoding 2OG-Fe dioxygenase family protein, producing MSFSPPVSAPSAVLPALRDRGYAVLDRAGLSELVGIPATTLDRWRPTWNDLPADGYLRDGGRYRSRRHSCFVVEGDAVTAVPHRAHWQPVEYNALHGGLERMFEPMTAAVAAQPEWPRLLSRLATCASALKGEQPWYVESHQFRIDTTDGIGRPTPEGAHRDGVDLVAVLLVGRQGIKGGETRVFEADGPNGIRFTLTEPWSALLLDDERVIHESTPIQPLEGTGHRDTLVLTFRAKRFQGP